Sequence from the Desertibacillus haloalkaliphilus genome:
CCAGTCGTAATTATTTTACTTTTTGCTTCTTGGTATTATCTCGTGAATATCGCTTTTCCGGTAAAAATGAAAGAGCTTCCAGGTGGGAAGGAGCTTATTGATCAGGAACGCATAAACCTTGGTAAAATGAGCTTTGAAGAAAAAGCGGTGCTCGCGGTGTTTGTCTTTGCAGCCTTTATGTGGATTTCAAGGTCATTTATTTGGGATGGTATCATTCCGGGAATTAGTGATGCGATGATCGCTGTTTGCGCAGGTGTCTTTTTATTCTTGATCCCTTCTAAAAGTAAAGGTGGGAAATTGTTAGATTGGGAGGTTTCATCTAAACTGCCGTGGGGTGTATTGCTACTGTTTGGTGGTGGATTAGCGATCGCCGCAGGATTTAGACAAACAGAATTAGATCAATGGATTGGGCAACAATTAACATTTATTGACGGTCTGAGCTTTATTTTAATGATTATGATTATTGCTGCATTTGTTTTATTCTTAACTGAAATTACATCAAATACAGCAACGGCTACGATGATTTTACCAATATTAGCTGGTCTTGCTCTAGCAATCAATGTTCATCCATTTGCACTTATGGTCCCAGCAGCAATGGCCGCCAACTGTGCATTTATGTTACCGGTTGGTACCCCACCAAATGCGATTATTTATGCGACGAAAAAGATAACGATTTCTGAAATGGTGAGAACTGGTTTTTGGTTAAACGTATTAGCAACTCTCCTAATCGTTCTTGCTGTTTACTTTATGTTACCAGTGATCATGGGAATTGATATTACGGTATTCCCAACCGAGTTTCAGTAAGACAATTATATAATAATAGGGGTGTCCTAAAGGTTCAATTTCTTCTTTTAGGACATCCTTTTATGAAATCATGAGGTTTTAGGATCAAGAATGTGTGATTAGATAAAGAGATTAGTAGGTAAGGTGCGCAGGAGGATTTGTTATGAATGTCGGTGATAAAGCCTTATATAAAGGAGAAGAGTGTAAAATTCTTTATATTTATTCGAGTGGCTATTGTGAGATAAGAATTGATAGGCTTAGAGTGGAGTTAGTAAGAAAGGATGAATTAAAAAGGAAGGAATAAGGAGTGCGCTGAAATTTCAGCGCACTCTATGTAATGTGCGAAGCCATTACTCTTCCTGAATTGGCTTGCTTATTGCTTTTTCAGCAGTCTACGCACATGGATTTGAGGATGTCCCAAAAGGTATAAATCTGTCTTTTGGGACATCCTCATTCGCATGAAAGATTAACCTTTATTTGTTTTACTGTCCGTAAACATTCCTACATAACCGGTAATATTTTGGTGTTCATCTTTAATGGGTGTGATTGTTAACCAGACAACAAACGTCTCGCCATTTTTCCGTTTATTGATAATGTCCCCTTGCCAATAACCGTTTGAGTTAATTTCTCCCCACATTTTGCTGTAAAATTCTGCATCATGCTCATTTGACTTAATCAAACGTGGGGTTTGGCCTACAACTTCTTTGGAATCATAACCGGTAGCGGCTGTAAATGCAGGGTTCACCATTTTGATCGATCCTTTTGTATCTGTCACCATAACGGCTTCGACTGTTGATTGAATGGCATTATCTGAAAGACTGAGCTTCTCTTGGTAGAACATCCAGACAACTAAAATCAAGCTCGCTAGTGCGAATTGGGACAATGCCATAAAGCCAATCGCATAATGCCCAGTGACACTAAATAGAAATGTGAGTATGATTGGCGGGAAGAACCCTCCAAGCCCACCCATGGCACCAACCAGCCCATTGACAATTCCAGCTTGTTTAGAAAAATACAGCGGAACTAATTTGAAGATCGCTCCATTTCCAATACCAGAAAAGACAGCAATTGCTAAGCAGCCGATTGTATAAAGGGTTATGTTTGGCATGAAGGCCAAAAGTCCACCTGCAATGGTAAGTCCGCCAAAGACAAACATTAAGATCACAATGGCATTGAATTTGTCTGATAAGTAACCACCGAGAGGCCTAATTAGTGTAGCTAACAGAATAAAGCCAGCCGTTCTCACACCGGCATCAATCGCACTAAGCTCAAAGTGATCGACTAAAAAGTTTGGTAAGTATACGGTAAACGCAACAAAAGCTCCAAACGTTATAAAGTAAAAAACACAAAGAAGCCAAAGCTTACTACTTTTGTAGACACCTTTTACTTGGTTAATTAACG
This genomic interval carries:
- a CDS encoding nitrate/nitrite transporter — encoded protein: MKIAKVQLPLQTFSLVAGFMVWVILSPLMPFITEDIPLTNNEIALITAVPIILGSLLRIPLGYWANRFGARKVFLLCFIVLLLPIYYISQATSFTDLLIGGLFLGVGGAIFSIGVTSLPKYYPKEKHGTINAIYALGNLGTALTSFFGPVLAGYFGWSTTVQLSLLLIASFAFLNYLFGDKHEPKVTTPLINQVKGVYKSSKLWLLCVFYFITFGAFVAFTVYLPNFLVDHFELSAIDAGVRTAGFILLATLIRPLGGYLSDKFNAIVILMFVFGGLTIAGGLLAFMPNITLYTIGCLAIAVFSGIGNGAIFKLVPLYFSKQAGIVNGLVGAMGGLGGFFPPIILTFLFSVTGHYAIGFMALSQFALASLILVVWMFYQEKLSLSDNAIQSTVEAVMVTDTKGSIKMVNPAFTAATGYDSKEVVGQTPRLIKSNEHDAEFYSKMWGEINSNGYWQGDIINKRKNGETFVVWLTITPIKDEHQNITGYVGMFTDSKTNKG